The Calothrix sp. PCC 7507 DNA segment AAACTCGAATTTGCTTATAAAGAAGTTTCCAGTGGGTTGTGGGTGGGTCAAAATACTTATATTGACCCCACGGCTGTGATTGAAACCCCAACAGTTATCGGTGATAATTGCCGGATCGGCGCTAGGGTATTGATTGAAGACGGAACCATTATTGGGGACAATGTCACTATTGGCGCTGATGCTAATCTCAAGCGTCCAATTGTGTGGAATGGCGCGATTATTGGTGATGAAGCACATCTATCCGCCTGTGTCATTTCTCGTGGTACCCGCGTAGACCGCCGCGCTCATGTCTTAGAAGCGGCTGTTGTCGGTTCTCTGTCTACTGTGGGAGAAGAAGCCCAAATTAGCCCTGGTGTGCGCGTTTGGCCCAGTAAAAAAATAGAATCAGGTGCAATTTTAAATATTAACTTGATTTGGGGCAACACTGCTCAAAGAAATTTATTTGGGCAACGTGGTGTGCAAGGATTAGCTAATATCGACATCACCCCAGAATTTGCGGTGAAGTTGGGGGCTGCTTACGGTTCAACTTTGAAACCCGGTTCTAAGGTGACAGTTTCTCGCGATCAGCGTAATGTCTCGCGGATGGTGACTCGGTCATTAATTGCTGGTTTAATGTCAGTAGGTATTGATATTCAAAACCTTGATGCTACTGCTATTCCCATTGCTCGGACAGTGATACCCACAATGTCGGTAGCTGGAGGTATTCATGTGCGAGTACATCCTGATCGCCCTGATTATATCCTCATTGAATTCATGGATAGTAAGGGCATTAATATCTCCAAAGCCTTGGAAAAGAAAATTGAGGGGGCTTACTTTAAGGAAGATATGCGGCGGGCCCTAGCTCATGAAATTGGTGATGTCGCTTATCCCAGTCAAGTCATTGACCGTTATTGCACAGCCTTTGAGAAATTGTTGCATGTGGCTACCTTAAGCAACAGTCGGGCAAAAGTGGTGATTGACTATGTTTACGCCGTGTCTGGGGCAGTTTTACCCCAAATGTTAGATAAATTCGGTGCTGATGCAGTGGTGCTAAATGCCAGCTTGAATAAAAATGCTGTCACCACAACTGACCGCGAAGGGTTACTGACTCAGCTAGGTCATGTAGTTGAAGCCTTAAAGGCTAACTTTGGTGTCCAGGTATCGGCAAATGGGGAACAATTGATTTTAGTTGATGAATCAGGCTTCTCAATTAGGGGAGAAATGTTGACGGCACTGATGGTAGACATGATCTTAACCTCTAACCCCAGAGGTACGGTAGTAGTGCCGGTTCATGCTACTAGTGCGGTGGAACAGGTCGCCCGTCGCCATGATGGTAGAGTGATTCGCACTAAGGCTAATCCTACAGCTTTGATGGAGGCTACTCAAAGAAATCCCAATGTGGTACTGGGAGGTAGTGGAGATACTGGATTTATTTTCCCGCAATTGCACCCAGGATTTGATTCGATGTTTTGCATTGCCAAGATCATCGAAATGTTGACCATCCAAGAGCGATCGCTTGCTACTGTTAGATCAGAATTACCTCGTGTAATTCACAAAAATTATCCAGTCCGCTGTCCTTGGTCAGCTAAAGGGGCGTTGATGCGTTATTTGGTGGAAACTCATCCGGCTCAGAACCTAGAACTCATTGATGGGGTAAAGATTTGTCAGCCTTACGATGATAGTTGGCTGTTGGTTTTGCCAGATGCCAGCGAACCATTAGTACATTTATATGCTAACAGCAATGATCGCGATTGGGTCGATGACACCTTAAGAAACTACCGCACCCGCGTGCAAACTTTTGTGGAAAGACAACAAGAATACCACCCTGCAGAAGTTTAACAGTTATCAATTAGATGGTGGACGGTTGACCGTTCACTGATTTAATTACCGACTTAGGATGGGATGAAAAACGCCCCGACGCCGTTGACTGTTAACAGTCATCAGTCAACGCTTTCATCCCAACATTTTTCTCTGGCTGTATAAAATAAAGCAACTTTTTCAGAAAGTTTTTGAGTGATTAGCAACAAGAATTTAATTTGGCGCGATGTTGCTCAAAGTGCCTAAATAAAAGGATTCCTGGCAGCAAGGCTCCCTCTTATCCTGGAAAAATACCCATTAATTTTCACTGCTAGCACTTACTAAAGCAGTGTATTTACATGATATGATATACACGTCATATATACGGAATAGTCAACAAGTTTCAACTAGAAAGCGATCGCTAAGTAAAATCGGTGTCTAAAGCGCCCAAACTGTAGAAAAATGCAATATATTGGGCAGAAGATTCTCAAGGGACAGCAGAAAAGGTTAACAAAATTTTCTTGTAAACATTTGTTCTATTAATCAAGCACATTTAACGACGCATCTTCAGGGTAAAAAACGTTTTTTCTATTGACATCATTTTGATTAATAATGCAAACAAAAAGAACATTTTTAACCTGAAAAAATACTTGAAACATAATAGTTGGCAGTGGCCTACTTATACGAGTTTTTTTTCACAAAAAATAACACAAATTAAACATGGGTTGCTTAAAACCTAAGCAATTTACCCATTCACATACTTGTTGAAAATTTCTGTAATGTCCTTTTGTGAGTTCTTCTTTATAATCACAATTCTGCAAAATTCAACTAACTAGGAGTAACAAAAGGAGTTCTCATGACTTTTAATACCGATAATGCAACAGATATTAGCATCCCTCTGATAAATCCAACATATTATATTGATGTCATCAGTCCATCTAATCCTAATCCTTTAAAAGATTCTGGCTTTGCTTCTGATAGTAACAGTTATCAGATTCCAGATAATCTGTGTGCAGATATCCCACTAATTCAAAACCCTGATTATCTAGCCAAAACTGCATTACTTTCCACTATCTCAGATGCAACATCTCCACCAAGTGCAGATCCTAATTCTCCTGACTCGTTAGCTCCTGAAGCTAGCAACTCTGGAGCGGGAACAGATCAATTAGGTGTTCCTGTTCCTAATAATAATACTAACTCGAATCCACTATCTAGTAGTCCGCCTGAAAGTGTTAACGATTGGTTCAGCAGCAATTTGCTAGATCAACAACTTATTGCCAAGACGAGAAACCTATTTGCTGATGGTAATTTGAGTCGCAATGATGTAATTGCCATTTTCCGAGATGCAGAAGATGGTTCTGTAATTGATACGAATGAGTATAAAGACTTACAAAAAATTGTGAGTAACTACAGCTACTTTAATATGGACGATTATGTTCACGTCTTATCCAGCAAAGTTGTTTTTGGTACGAGTGCTAACGCTTCTTATCAGGGTAAAAGCTTAGGTAACTTGTATGCTGGTAGTAGTAGCAGTCAGATGGAAAACCTAATTGGTAAGTGGTTTTTAGGAAGCGATCGTCCTAGCACTTCTTACACTTATAAACCAGTAGAAGGTTCTTTGTTCCAAAATGGTGTGAGCTACCAAGATATCAGTCAAGGTAATGTTGGCGACTGCTATTTTCTGGCTGGTTTAGCTGAGGTTGCTATCCATTCACCCAGCACTATTGAAAGTATGTTCATTGATAACGGTGATAGTACATATACTGTGCGCTTCTACAACAGAGGCGTTGCAGATTATGTGACTGTAGATAAATATTTACCAGTAGATTCAGATGGAGATCTTGTTTATGCAAATCAAGCAGGAGCTAAATTGGGTAAATACTATGAAAACAATGAATTATGGACGGCTTTAGCAGAAAAAGCCTACGCTCAAATTAATGAGTCTGGATGGATAGCTCAAGACAATACTAACTCTTATGCTGGTATTAGTGCTGGTTGGGATATGGATGCAATTCGTCATATCACAGGCAAGAATTCTGGCTGGTCTGACAAGTTTGACTTAAACTCGTTGGTAAGTGCCTATAATGCTGGTACTCTTATGGGTATCTCTTCTAAAGCGGATGGAGTTACAGATAGCAGGATTGTTCCTAATCACGTTTATGTAGTTGTAGATTACAATTCTTCCACTCAACAATTTACTCTCTTTAATCCTTGGGGAATTGATGGGGCTGGTAATAAGCCTGGTACTGTACAAGTATCCATCAATTTATTGCAAACTAACTTTTATATATGGAGTTATACAACTTAAGCTAAGAGGATGTTTGAAAAGTCATGATTGATGTATCAAATATTTTTACCCCTCCCTAACCCTCCCCTTGTTAAGGGGAGGGAACTAAATTTTCTTGTTTCCCCCCTTAACAAGGCAGGGCTGTTTCATTCCCTAAAAGCCTTTAAAAATCAAGGGTTCAGGAGATGAAAAATAAGCAAGGTATTCAATTGGCATTCAATCTTAGGCATCAATATGGTCAACAATTCATGACTTTTGCCCGAATATTTATCGCCAATGATATTGACAAAATACATACCTTGTCGAATGAATCAGCCCTGCCTTAACAAGGGGGGATTAAGGGGGGTAATGGAATTAAAATCACAGCCAACCACTTTTCAAACATCCTCTAATAAAAAGCTTGCTTGTCTTACAATAAGAGTTCCCTTAGAGGGTGTTTAAAAAGTATAAAATATCTGACAAATTATACCTTTCATGGATTTTCCAAACATCCTCTTAGCTGGAGACTAGCAAGCTTATCTTGGTAAAGAATAAGCTTTTTACTTGGATTATAAAATCTATTTAAGATTATGAAAACAATTATTTCTCTAACTACAGTACTTTTATTATCTCTCTCCTCTGGTGATATCCAGAAAAAACTAGTAAATAATCGTTCTTTAATTATGGCTGCTCAACACACTACAGAATCTCCAGATATACAGGTTGTTAAAATCACTTTATTAGCTAGAGAAGAAAAAATGCCACCAATCGGAGAACTAGCTCATCCCAATCGAGACATTGGCTTTGCTTCTGTATTCATCCGTTTAACAAACCTGAAAGAATCCGACTCGAAAATCACTATTCAAAATATTAAAATTGTGAATGTAAATAATGGTACTTCACAGAATTTTAGTTTTTCTCCAAAAAAGATTGTCTTGCATCCACTAGAAAATTCTGAACAGGTATTCCATTTGAAAAATAAGACGGGATATTCAGGTAAAGAGCCAGTAAAGGCTATTGTGATTTATGAAATTGGTAATCTAGTTAGTCAAATAGATTCTGATTTAACTGAAGTAGATCGTCTTTGAAACCAAAATTATTTGGTAAGAACGTCTCAATTATCAATAATCGCAATATCCGGGGCATTGGGGTAATAGGTATTCTTATCTTCCTCATCTCCCCCTGCCCCCCAGGGCCGATTCATTCCCTAAAATGGTTAAAATTGCAAGGGTCAAAGAGATGAAAATTTAGAGCCAGCGCCGAATTTTGGGAAAATTTTTGCGTCTTGAAGCCCAAATAATGTCATTTTTCTTTGCGTCTTTGTCTTGAAAAGTTCAGAGCGCCGGCTTCCGGCGCTCCGACTTTTCGCTGCGCCTACCCTGCGGGTTCCGCTTGCGGTATGCGTGAGAATATCCCCTTGACAAATCTCACACAGCAACGAATGAAACAGCCCTGCCCTGCCCCCTACTCTCTGCTCCCTGCGCCATCCCGCTCCCGTGTCCAGCTATCAATAGCATCGCCTAAGGCGGTGGTTAAGTTTTTGCGGGTTTGAGCGTGGTTGTCTTGTTCGTTTTTCAATGCTTGTAGCAGGCGATCGCGTTCTTTGGCGATTGTCATGAATTTAGTTTTTAATTCTTCTAGAGAATTGATCTGGGCAATTTCTTCAACGATCGCTGTTGCTGCTGTAGCATCCGGGAGTGTAACACCATCAATACCCTGGAGGTTTTGAATTTCCACCTTCAAAGATGCGATCGCCTGTTGTGAGAGTTGAGCATCTATGCGGCGTTGTTCTGCTTCTGTATTGTAGAGTTTACGCCATTTTTCTGAACTTTCCCAAGCTGTATCGCGATCGCGCTGAAGTTCCGCCATCTGCTGTTTCAGCCCCTGAATTTCATCCAACCACTGTTTTGTTAGGTTTTGATTCATTGTCATTTGTCATTTGTCATTTGTGAAGAGTCAACCCTTCGGCTACGCTCAGGGCAAGAGGTCAAGGGTCAAACAAAAGTCAAGAGGTTCTTCTCCAAGTCCCCAATCCCCAGTCCCTCACATAAGTATTATTTCGGTAAAAGAAGTAAAAAGATAGATGCTCTAAGCACTTAAAATCTGGCACATTAGTTAAAAAGACCAAGCAGCCAAAACTTAACGTTATGAGACAGTCTCGTTTTGTCCGCTTCTTTCGCCATCTCAATTGGCGTACCCTCAACAAAACAGTTGTGAGGACAATCGAAAGACGACTATTGGGACTTGCCTCAGAAATTGCCTTCAATGCCATGCTATCGCTGTTTCCGGCCATTCTTGCCATCTTCACAGCCATTGGTTTATTAGCCGAATCCTTACAAGAGACTTTCAGACAACTAGCCGGTCAAGTTAGTCAAGTAGTCCCAGAAGAAGCGTTAGTTCTCATTCGTGATTTTGCCACGAAAGAAATCACTCAATCTAAAAATAGTGGTTTGTTTTCTCTCAGCTTTATACTGGCGATTTGGACTGCTTCTGGGGCGGTGAGTACCGCCATGACAGCTTTTGATCAAATCCATCAAATTCCCCCAGAAAAAATCCGCCCTTTTTGGCAAGCCAAACTCGTCTCGTTAGGACTAACAATAGGGACTATACTGCTGTTGCTGGCGGCTTCTTTCTCAGTATTTATCAGTGACCTATTGTTAACAATTGTCGTGAGTGAAAATAGTTCTTTAGGTTTCTTATTACATCTTTGGCTACTGTTACGCTGGCCTTTAGCTTTAGTAATTGTGGCAGTTGCCTTTGCCTTTGTCTATCGCTATGGTCCGAGTCAGTGGCAATCAGGCACACCAATCATGTCAGGGGCAATTGTCGCATCTGTGTTCTGGGCGATTTTATCTGCCTTATTTCGGCTTTATGTCGCCAATTTCGGCAACTATAACAAAGTCTATGGCGCTGTAGGAGCGGTGATAATTTTAATGCTGTGGCTGTGGATGAGTGCTTTTGTTCTCTTGGTAGGCGATCAGTTGAATGTGACTGTGGGTGAAGCTATGCGATCGCGCCGAGAGCCAAAATTTATGAAAAAATATTAAGGGGATTAGGGACTGGGGACTGGGGACTGGGGACTGGGGATTGCACTTCGGCTCCTTTCGACTGCCCTCAAGGCGAGCCGCTCAGTGAGCAGGGATTGGGGATTGGGAAAATAACCTCTTGACTCTTGTACAGACGCGATTAATCGCGTCTCTTGACAAATGACAAATGCCCAATGACCAATGACAAATGACAAATGACCAATGACCAATGACCAGTAAAATATTTAATCACCCTCTACCAAGTCATCAAGCCAATGCCAAATTATCTTGATAGGTTTTCCACCATTGAACCTGATGCCAAGGCACCTACTTTAAAGCGGCTGCGTCAACTTAGCTGGCTGATGGATAAGGCTATTACCATTCCGGGAACAAAAATTGGCGTTGGTTTAGATCCAATTATCGGACTTATACCTATTGGCGGTGATTTTTTGGGCGTCATGCTGTCTTGCTATATAGTCTTAGAAGCAGCACGTCTTGGCGCGTCTAAGGCTACTCTGGGCAAAATGGTCGTCAATATCATCATTGATGGCTTGGTAGGCGCTATCCCGGTGCTGGGAGACTTTTTTGATTTTGCTTGGACGGCTAACACCAACAATCTCAAGCTCTTGGAAGATTATTTAAAGTTTCCCAGCCAAAATAAAAGTGCAGATGGATGGTTTATTTTTGCGCTTTTAGTTGGATTATTATTACTCGCCATTGTCTTGGTGGCAATCCCTGTGATACTAATTAGATTGCTGTGGCAAGCCTTAACTGGTGGATAAATTAGTCATTGAAAACAGGAATGAAAGATTGGTGGCAGGCTACTTTTCCGCAAGGGCGGAAAAGTCTAATTATTAGTGATGCTCAGGGTTATCCCGTACAAATTGCTTATGGTGAAATAGGTACAGGTAAGCCGCTAATTTTATTACATGGTATGGGCAATTGGAGCTATAATTGGCGTTATAGTATTGCACCTCTATCTAAATATTTTCGGGTAATTTGTTTTGATGCCAAAGGTTACGGTTTTTCGGATAAACCCGTGTCTCGCCGAGAACATAATGGGCATCAAGTTATTGAATTAGCACGAATTATTCAGGCATTATGTGATGAGCCTGCCGTAATTGTGGCAGAATCTTTAGGGGGATTAGTTTCCCTAGCTTTTGCTCAAGAATATCCCGAATTAATAGCGCGGTTAGTAGTAGTTAATGTGCCAATTTTTGCCGAACGTTTACCTCATTGGGCTATGTGGTTACTTGCCCAAACACCCTTAGAGATATTGCAAACTGTCGATTCTTTGCGCCTCGCATATTTGTTTGCACCTCTATTTAGAGAAGTTATGGCAATAGAAAGACGCGAGGTGTTGTTTGATCCGTCAATTCTTACACAAGAAGATGTTTATTGGATCACCTATCCATTTATTGAGCTTCCTGGTACTATCGTGAAAGTAGCTGAAGAATTGCAAATAGCTGCACGAGAAATTGAGCATTGGCAAGTCAATAAACCCAATATGCTCAGTAAAATTCAAAGTAATCTAAGTGCTATTCAGTGTCCCACATTAATTTTGTGGGGTGAGCAAGATAGTTGGTTTCCTGTTAGTCATGGTGAGAAATTATATCGACACCTCTCGAATGCAAAATTACAAATTTTACCTAACTGTTGTCATGATGCAGCAATGGGTTCTTCAACACAGCTAAATGCAGCGATTGTGGAGTTTCTTCAAGATACAAATTTTTTGTAAATTTTCTCTTCGTTCGTAGTGAGGACTTTAGTCCTCACTACAAACTCTTCAAACTTTCTGGGGTGAAACACTAGTACGCCACGGCGTAAATAAAGCTACCATTTTAAAACCACACAAAGCTTACAGTATATACCTCTTACTTTCATACTTCATACTTCAGCCTTCTTGTACTAGATCAAAGCAAGTATTTTTTAATACTGCTAATCCCTGATCAGGCTGCCTCCACTCCATTAAACTTAAGGTTAAGTTTTGAAAAGTTTGGTTTATCATGGGTTTTATATAGCCATAAAGTTATATAAGAAACTAAAGTACAAGTAATGGAAGATGAGTAGTGATTTAGCCAGCAAGCTGCGGGAAGGAACGAAACACTCCCATGCGATCGCAGAAAATACGGCATTTATGAAATGCTTCCTCAAAGGGATTGTGGAAAAAGAGCCATTCCGGAAGCTGACAGCAAACTTGTATTTTGTCTATAGAGCCTTAGAAGCAGAACTTCAGCGCTATTGTAGTCATCCTGTAGTGGGTTTGATTTATTTTCCGGAACTGAACCGTCAAGGTAATTTAGAGAAAGACCTGGCTTTTTACTACAATGAGGATTGGCGTAATCAAATAGTGGCTTTAGAGGCGGGTAAAGCTTATGTTGCACGTATCCATGAATTAGCTAATACCGAACCTACACTACTGATTGCTCATGCTTATGTTCGCTACATGGGGGATTTGTCTGGGGGACAAAGCTTAAAAAAAATTGTTCGTTCTGCAATGAACTTACCACCAGATCAGGGAACTGGGTTCTACGAATTTGAGAATATACCTAATATCGAAGCTATTAGAGCATTTAAAGCTAAGTATCGTCATGCTTTAAATTCACTACCAGTAGATGATATCTTAGCTGAAAAAATTGTGGATGAAGCCAACTATACATTTGAACTCAATTGTCATGTTTTCCATGAATTAGAGACAGATGTGAAAGCCGCGATTGGTGACTACGTTTTTGATTTGCTCACACGCCAAGATAAATCAGGGAATACTTCGTCAGAACTAGTTGCGGCAGATTAAGCATCAAATATCCAAGTCAAATTTAGGGAAGACATTGATTATTTTGAGTTTTTTAATAGCGGGTATTTTGTCTCTACAATCTGGAAACCCGCAGTCATCAAAAATTCAGAATAGTTCGGTGTGGGTATCCACTTCAAGAAATATCCTACCTAACAATGAAACATAGTTGCTAAAAATATAGCGATGCAATTTGATTTTTGAACTACACGTAGTATCCAAGCTACAAGTAGGGTGGGCATTGCCCACCAAAACCTGGATATAGTGGGCATCGCCCATTCTACTATATATACTATTGCAAGATTCGAGGTTATTAGCAGCATGAAACTGGCAACGCAGACAGTCCAATTTAACTCGGATTTACTCAAAAAATACGACCAACCCCTGCCAAGATATACTAGTTATCCCCCAGCAACAGAGTTAAAGGATAATTTTGGTGACTTAGATTTTAGAGCAGCGATCGCAGTCGGTAATTATCAGAAAACTCCCCTTTCTCTCTATTTCCATATTCCGTTTTGTGAAACTGCTTGCTATTTTTGTGGTTGCAACACCATTATCACTAAAAGAAAAGAACTTGCTGAACCATATTTAAAATATCTTGAACGCAATATTCAACAAATTTCGGCGCTAGTTTCTCCAGAACGTCAAGTGCATCAACTCCATTGGGGAGGTGGCACTCCTAACTATTTAGACTTGCGTCAGGTCAATTTTTTATGGGACAGAATTAATCGATATTTTAGCTTAGATGATAATGCTGAGATTTCCATTGAAATCAATCCCAGCTATGTTAACAAACGCTATATATTTGCTTTAAAAAAGTTAGGGTTTAACCGGATTAGCTTTGGAATTCAAGACTTTAACTCTCAAGTGCAAGCGGCTATTAATCGCGTTCAACCAGAGCCAATGCTCTTTGATGTCATGCAATGGATTCGAGAGGCAGGATTTGAGAGTGTGAATGTTGATCTAATTTATGGGCTACCTTTTCAAACTCTAGATACATTTACCAAAACAATTAAAAAGACACTCGAACTCGAACCAGATAGAATTGCTGTCTTTAACTTTGCTTATGTTCCCTGGATGAAACCTGTACAAAAGCAGATTCCCCAAGAGGCGCTACCTCAACCTTCAGAAAAGTTAGATATTCTCCAAATGACTATCGAACAATTAACCACAAATGGGTATATATTTATTGGCATGGATCACTTTGCTAAACCCAATGATGAACTTACTATCGCTCAACAAGCAGGACAACTCCACAGGAATTTTCAAGGATATACGACAAAACCAGAATCAGATTTATTGGGCTTTGGTATCACTTCAATTAGTATGCTGCATGATGTATATATCCAGAATAGTAAGCAGCTAAAAGATTACTACCAA contains these protein-coding regions:
- a CDS encoding heme oxygenase (biliverdin-producing); the protein is MSSDLASKLREGTKHSHAIAENTAFMKCFLKGIVEKEPFRKLTANLYFVYRALEAELQRYCSHPVVGLIYFPELNRQGNLEKDLAFYYNEDWRNQIVALEAGKAYVARIHELANTEPTLLIAHAYVRYMGDLSGGQSLKKIVRSAMNLPPDQGTGFYEFENIPNIEAIRAFKAKYRHALNSLPVDDILAEKIVDEANYTFELNCHVFHELETDVKAAIGDYVFDLLTRQDKSGNTSSELVAAD
- a CDS encoding C2 family cysteine protease, which codes for MTFNTDNATDISIPLINPTYYIDVISPSNPNPLKDSGFASDSNSYQIPDNLCADIPLIQNPDYLAKTALLSTISDATSPPSADPNSPDSLAPEASNSGAGTDQLGVPVPNNNTNSNPLSSSPPESVNDWFSSNLLDQQLIAKTRNLFADGNLSRNDVIAIFRDAEDGSVIDTNEYKDLQKIVSNYSYFNMDDYVHVLSSKVVFGTSANASYQGKSLGNLYAGSSSSQMENLIGKWFLGSDRPSTSYTYKPVEGSLFQNGVSYQDISQGNVGDCYFLAGLAEVAIHSPSTIESMFIDNGDSTYTVRFYNRGVADYVTVDKYLPVDSDGDLVYANQAGAKLGKYYENNELWTALAEKAYAQINESGWIAQDNTNSYAGISAGWDMDAIRHITGKNSGWSDKFDLNSLVSAYNAGTLMGISSKADGVTDSRIVPNHVYVVVDYNSSTQQFTLFNPWGIDGAGNKPGTVQVSINLLQTNFYIWSYTT
- the hemN gene encoding oxygen-independent coproporphyrinogen III oxidase, with the translated sequence MKLATQTVQFNSDLLKKYDQPLPRYTSYPPATELKDNFGDLDFRAAIAVGNYQKTPLSLYFHIPFCETACYFCGCNTIITKRKELAEPYLKYLERNIQQISALVSPERQVHQLHWGGGTPNYLDLRQVNFLWDRINRYFSLDDNAEISIEINPSYVNKRYIFALKKLGFNRISFGIQDFNSQVQAAINRVQPEPMLFDVMQWIREAGFESVNVDLIYGLPFQTLDTFTKTIKKTLELEPDRIAVFNFAYVPWMKPVQKQIPQEALPQPSEKLDILQMTIEQLTTNGYIFIGMDHFAKPNDELTIAQQAGQLHRNFQGYTTKPESDLLGFGITSISMLHDVYIQNSKQLKDYYQAIDTEVMPIEKGVSLNRDDILRRTVIMELMCQFQLDINDVEEKYHIAFDTDFYEYFARELSELKLLEADGLIRMLPNGIEVTPTGRLLVRNIASIFDAYTRKSKNVAFSKAI
- a CDS encoding alpha/beta fold hydrolase; this encodes MKDWWQATFPQGRKSLIISDAQGYPVQIAYGEIGTGKPLILLHGMGNWSYNWRYSIAPLSKYFRVICFDAKGYGFSDKPVSRREHNGHQVIELARIIQALCDEPAVIVAESLGGLVSLAFAQEYPELIARLVVVNVPIFAERLPHWAMWLLAQTPLEILQTVDSLRLAYLFAPLFREVMAIERREVLFDPSILTQEDVYWITYPFIELPGTIVKVAEELQIAAREIEHWQVNKPNMLSKIQSNLSAIQCPTLILWGEQDSWFPVSHGEKLYRHLSNAKLQILPNCCHDAAMGSSTQLNAAIVEFLQDTNFL
- a CDS encoding YihY/virulence factor BrkB family protein; amino-acid sequence: MRQSRFVRFFRHLNWRTLNKTVVRTIERRLLGLASEIAFNAMLSLFPAILAIFTAIGLLAESLQETFRQLAGQVSQVVPEEALVLIRDFATKEITQSKNSGLFSLSFILAIWTASGAVSTAMTAFDQIHQIPPEKIRPFWQAKLVSLGLTIGTILLLLAASFSVFISDLLLTIVVSENSSLGFLLHLWLLLRWPLALVIVAVAFAFVYRYGPSQWQSGTPIMSGAIVASVFWAILSALFRLYVANFGNYNKVYGAVGAVIILMLWLWMSAFVLLVGDQLNVTVGEAMRSRREPKFMKKY
- a CDS encoding DUF4112 domain-containing protein, whose amino-acid sequence is MPNYLDRFSTIEPDAKAPTLKRLRQLSWLMDKAITIPGTKIGVGLDPIIGLIPIGGDFLGVMLSCYIVLEAARLGASKATLGKMVVNIIIDGLVGAIPVLGDFFDFAWTANTNNLKLLEDYLKFPSQNKSADGWFIFALLVGLLLLAIVLVAIPVILIRLLWQALTGG
- a CDS encoding mannose-1-phosphate guanyltransferase, encoding MRAVLMAGGSGTRLRPLTCDLPKPMVPILNRPIAEHIINLLKRHQITEVVATLHYLPDVLRDYFQDGSDFGVQMTYAVEEDQPLGTAGCVKNIAELLDETFLVISGDSITDFDLTAAIEFHKQKQSKATLILTRVPNPIEFGVVITDEEGQIRRFLEKPSTSEIFSDTVNTGTYILEPEVLEYLPANTECDFSKDLFPLLLAKNEPMYGYIAQGYWCDVGHLDAYREAQYDALARKVKLEFAYKEVSSGLWVGQNTYIDPTAVIETPTVIGDNCRIGARVLIEDGTIIGDNVTIGADANLKRPIVWNGAIIGDEAHLSACVISRGTRVDRRAHVLEAAVVGSLSTVGEEAQISPGVRVWPSKKIESGAILNINLIWGNTAQRNLFGQRGVQGLANIDITPEFAVKLGAAYGSTLKPGSKVTVSRDQRNVSRMVTRSLIAGLMSVGIDIQNLDATAIPIARTVIPTMSVAGGIHVRVHPDRPDYILIEFMDSKGINISKALEKKIEGAYFKEDMRRALAHEIGDVAYPSQVIDRYCTAFEKLLHVATLSNSRAKVVIDYVYAVSGAVLPQMLDKFGADAVVLNASLNKNAVTTTDREGLLTQLGHVVEALKANFGVQVSANGEQLILVDESGFSIRGEMLTALMVDMILTSNPRGTVVVPVHATSAVEQVARRHDGRVIRTKANPTALMEATQRNPNVVLGGSGDTGFIFPQLHPGFDSMFCIAKIIEMLTIQERSLATVRSELPRVIHKNYPVRCPWSAKGALMRYLVETHPAQNLELIDGVKICQPYDDSWLLVLPDASEPLVHLYANSNDRDWVDDTLRNYRTRVQTFVERQQEYHPAEV